The following coding sequences lie in one Musa acuminata AAA Group cultivar baxijiao chromosome BXJ3-1, Cavendish_Baxijiao_AAA, whole genome shotgun sequence genomic window:
- the LOC103978263 gene encoding 4-hydroxy-3-methylbut-2-en-1-yl diphosphate synthase (ferredoxin), chloroplastic: MAAGAVPSSIPGLRTRDYGLSFAKSVDFARVSCAPEQPRMKLRRRHAAVIRSSSNSGSEIVELESASEGSPLLVPRQKYCESVHKTVRRKTRTVMVGNVALGSEHPIRIQTMTTSDTKDVAKTVEEVIRIADKGADLVRITVQGKKEADACFEIKNKLVQKNYNIPLVADIHFAPAVALRVAECFDKIRVNPGNFADRRAQFETIEFTDDDYQKELEHIEKVFSPLVEKCKKYGRAMRIGTNHGSLSDRIMSYYGDSPRGMVESAFEFARICRKLDFHNFVFSMKASNPVVMVQAYRLLVAEMYVQGWDYPLHLGVTEAGEGEDGRMKSAIGIGTLLQDGLGDTIRVSLTEPPEEEIDPCRRLANLGMQAANLQKGTVPFEEKHRRYFDFQRRSGQLPVQKEGEEVDYRGVLHRDGSVLMSVSLDMLKTPELLYKSLAAKLAVGMPFKDLATVDSILLRELPPLEDADARLALKRLIDISMGVVTPLSEQLTKPLPNAIVLVNLKQLSTGAYKLLPEGTRLAVTVRGDEPYEELDILKIVGDITMLLHDLPYSEDKLSRVHAARRLFEYLEGNSLNFPVIHHLQFPEQIHRDDLVIMAGSSAGALLVDGLGDGVLLEASDQEYEFLRNTSFNLLQGCRMRNTKTEYVSCPSCGRTLFDLQEISAQIREKTSHLPGVSIAIMGCIVNGPGEMADADFGYVGGSPGKIDLYVGKTVVKRGIAMEHATEALIQLIKDHGRWVDPPAED, from the exons ATGGCCGCTGGAGCTGTTCCTTCTTCGATTCCTGGTCTGCGGACCAGGGACTACGGCTTGAGCTTTGCAAAGAGCGTAGATTTCGCCAGGGTTTCTTGCGCTCCTGAGCAACCGAGGATGAAGCTCCGGAGAAGACACGCGGCTGTGATTAGGAGTTCTTCCAATTCTGGGTCGGAGATTGTGGAACTTGAGTCCGCCTCAGAAGGAAGTCCCCTCTTAG TTCCTCGACAGAAGTACTGTGAATCGGTACACAAGACTGTCAGGAGAAAGACACGTACTGTGATGGTAGGAAATGTGGCACTTGGCAGCGAGCATCCTATACGAATTCAGACTATGACGACTTCCGATACCAAGGATGTGGCTAAGACTGTTGAAGAG GTAATAAGAATTGCAGATAAAGGAGCAGATTTGGTTCGGATAACAGTCCAAGGGAAGAAAGAAGCGGATGCTTGTTTTGAAATCAAGAACAAACTTGTCCAGAAAAA TTACAATATCCCTCTTGTGGCCGACATCCATTTTGCACCTGCAGTTGCACTCAGGGTGGCTGAATGTTTTGATAAGATTCGAGTCAATCCAGGAAATTTTG CTGATAGGCGAGCCCAATTTGAGACGATAGAGTTTACTGATGACGACTATCAAAAAGAGCTTGAGCATATTGAAAAG GTCTTCTCTCCATTGGTTGAGAAATGCAAGAAGTATGGACGAGCAATGCGAATTGGGACAAATCATGGAAGTCTTTCTGATCGCATAATGAGCTACTATGGAGATTCTCCAAGAGGAATG GTTGAATCTGCCTTTGAATTTGCCAGGATATGCCGGAAGCTAGACTTCCATAACTTTGTCTTCTCAATGAAAGCAAGTAACCCAGTTGTCATGGTTCAAGCCTATCGTTTGCTTGTTGCAGAAATGTATGTTCAGGGTTGGGATTATCCTCTGCACTTAGGGGTTACTGAAGCTGGAGAGGGAGAAGATGGACGGATGAAATCTGCAATTGGAATAGGAACTCTTCTTCAG GATGGTTTAGGTGATACAATCAGGGTATCCCTGACCGAACCACCAGAGGAAGAAATTGATCCTTGCAGACGATTGGCTAACCTCGGTATGCAAGCTGCAAATCTTCAGAAGGGAACT GTACCTTTTGAAGAGAAACATAGACGATACTTTGACTTCCAGCGTAGAAGTGGTCAACTTCCAGTGCAAAAGGAG GGTGAGGAAGTGGACTACCGTGGTGTGCTTCATCGTGATGGTTCTGTTCTTATGTCAGTTTCCTTGGATATGTTGAAG ACACCAGAACTTCTTTACAAGTCTCTTGCAGCAAAACTTGCGGTTGGCATGCCTTTCAAG GATCTGGCAACAGTGGACTCTATTCTTTTGAGAGAACTTCCTCCATTGGAAGATGCTGATGCT AGGTTAGCTCTCAAAAGGTTGATCGATATAAGTATGGGTGTTGTAACTCCACTGTCTGAACAGCTGACAAAACCACTTCCTAATGCAATTGTCCTTGTCAACCTCAAGCAACTCTCAACTGGTGCTTACAAGCTTTTGCCAGAAG GCACTCGATTAGCTGTAACTGTCAGAGGAGATGAACCTTATGAAGAACTAGATATTCTTAAAATTGTTGGTGATATAACAATGTTGCTACATGATCTTCCATACAGTGAAGATAAACTCAGCAGAGTTCATGCAGCAAGGAG GTTGTTCGAGTATCTAGAAGGAAATTCCCTGAACTTTCCTGTAATCCACCATTTACAATTTCCTGAACAGATCCACAG AGATGATCTGGTCATTATGGCTGGGAGCAGTGCCGGTGCTCTTTTGGTTGATGGGCTTGGGGACGGTGTGCTGCTTGAGGCTTCTGACCAGGAGTATGAGTTTTTGAGAAACACATCTTTTAACTTGCTTCAAGGTTGCAGAATGCGCAACACAAAAACT GAATATGTGTCTTGCCCATCTTGTGGGCGGACACTTTTTGACCTTCAAGAAATAAGTGCCCAGATCAGGGAAAAGACATCTCATTTGCCTGGTGTCTCA ATTGCAATAATGGGTTGTATTGTGAATGGGCCAGGAGAGatggctgatgcagattttggttATGTTGGTGGTTCGCCAGGAAAGATTGACCTCTATGTAGGGAAG ACCGTGGTGAAGCGAGGCATAGCAATGGAACATGCAACTGAAGCTCTAATTCAGCTCATAAAGGACCACGGCCGCTGGGTCGATCCACCTGCTGAAGACTAG
- the LOC103978253 gene encoding caffeoylshikimate esterase, which translates to MFRNLRLASAEGDNFSKRDRSSEGRMEERKMTHPVAEADERSPFGRLSAEDFYARHAVSHASSSFVNPRGLRIFTQWWEPLPPARPIATVAVVHGFTGESSWLVQLTAVYMAKHGFAVGALDHQGHGFSDGLVAHIPDIEPVVDDCVTFFDSFRARYPPSLPCFLYAESLGGAIALMIHLREKDGRATRGWDGVVLNGAMCGISPKFKPPWPLEHLLWLAAAIAPTWNIAFTRGSIPDVSFKVEWKRKLALASPRRTVARPRAATALELLRVCREVQGKFEQVTLPMLIVHGADDVVCDPACVEELRRRAASEDKTIRIFPGMWHQIVGEPDENVELVFGEIIEWLKARAVSHTAAEEGKA; encoded by the coding sequence ATGTTTCGAAATCTCCGATTGGCTTCGGCGGAAGGCGATAATTTTTCTAAGAGGGATCGATCGTCGGAGGGAAGAATGGAGGAGAGGAAGATGACGCACCCGGTGGCGGAGGCGGACGAGCGGAGCCCCTTCGGGCGGCTGAGCGCGGAGGACTTCTACGCGCGGCACGCCGTGTCCCacgcctcctcctccttcgtCAACCCCCGTGGCCTCCGCATCTTCACCCAGTGGTGGGAGCCGCTCCCTCCCGCGCGGCCCATCGCCACCGTCGCCGTGGTCCACGGCTTCACCGGCGAGTCCAGCTGGCTCGTGCAGCTCACCGCTGTCTACATGGCCAAGCACGGGTTTGCCGTCGGCGCCCTCGACCACCAGGGCCACGGCTTCTCCGACGGCCTCGTCGCCCACATCCCCGACATCGAGCCTGTTGTCGATGACTGTGTGACCTTCTTCGACTCCTTCCGCGCGCGATACCCCCCCTCCCTGCCCTGCTTTCTCTACGCGGAGTCGCTCGGCGGCGCCATCGCGCTGATGATCCACCTGCGGGAGAAGGACGGACGCGCGACCCGAGGGTGGGACGGGGTGGTGCTCAACGGGGCCATGTGCGgcatcagccccaagttcaagccGCCGTGGCCGCTGGAGCACCTGCTGTGGCTCGCGGCCGCCATCGCGCCAACCTGGAACATCGCCTTCACGCGGGGCTCCATCCCAGACGTGTCCTTCAAGGTGGAGTGGAAGCGGAAGCTGGCCCTGGCGAGCCCCCGGCGAACGGTAGCGCGGCCGCGGGCAGCCACCGCGCTGGAGCTGCTCCGAGTGTGCCGGGAGGTGCAGGGGAAGTTCGAGCAGGTGACGCTGCCGATGCTGATCGTGCACGGGGCGGATGACGTCGTCTGCGACCCGGCCTGCGTGGAGGAGCTCCGCCGGCGCGCCGCCAGCGAGGACAAGACCATACGGATATTCCCGGGCATGTGGCACCAGATTGTGGGGGAGCCCGACGAGAACGTGGAGCTCGTGTTCGGCGAAATCATCGAGTGGCTGAAGGCTCGAGCGGTGTCCCACACGGCCGCAGAAGAAGGCAAAGCTTGA
- the LOC135628170 gene encoding protein TRIGALACTOSYLDIACYLGLYCEROL 3, chloroplastic-like → MSSSTVSSGNLWVPRLASLPAPRKSSLRAPKKLSSGSWPVGRRIACACSAPPRNWGDGRSAFESHTSPLSKGWEAGTEFKEEPKVLIECRNVHKSFGDKQILKGVSFKIRHGEAVGIIGPSGTGKSTILKVMAGLLAPDEGEVLICGRQRHGLVSDGEISGLRIGLVFQSAALFDSLSVRENVGFLLYENSKMSADQISQLVTRNLEAVGLKGVEDRMPSELSGGMKKRVALARSIIFDDTKEVIEPEVLLYDEPTAGLDPIASTVVEDLIRSVHSMGQDALGQTGKIASYVVVTHQHSTIRRAVDRLLFLYDGRIVWEGKTDEFNTSMNPTVRQFASGSLDGPIKY, encoded by the exons ATGTCGAGTTCCACCGTCTCTTCGGGAAATCTATGGGTTCCACGTTTGGCTTCTTTGCCGGCGCCAAGGAAGAGTTCTCTTCGTGCCCCGAAAAAGCTATCGAGCGGGTCGTGGCCGGTTGGGAGACGGATCGCTTGCGCATGCAGCGCCCCTCCGCGGAATTGGGGCGACGGACGTTCTGCTTTTGAAAGCCAT ACTTCACCCTTGTCCAAGGGTTGGGAAGCGGGAACAGAGTTTAAGGAAGAACCTAAAGTCCTTATCGAGTGTAGAAATGTCCATAAATCTTTTGGGGACAAACAAATACTGAAAGGAGTTAGCTTCAAG ATTAGGCATGGGGAAGCTGTTGGAATAATCGGGCCTTCAGGAACTGGCAAATCAACCATTCTGAAGGTCATGGCTGGGCTTTTAGCACCAGACGAG GGTGAAGTTCTTATATGTGGTAGACAGAGACATGGATTGGTCAGTGATGGAGAGATATCAGGTCTTCGGATCGGCCTG GTGTTCCAGAGTGCAGCGCTTTTCGATTCTCTTTCAGTGCGAGAAAATGTTGGTTTTCTATT GTATGAAAATTCAAAAATGTCAGCAGACCAGATTTCACAACTTGTGACAAGGAACTTAGAAGCTGTTGGTTTGAAG GGAGTAGAAGACCGTATGCCTTCTGAACTCTCCGGAGGCATGAAAAAGCGTGTGGCATTGGCTCGATCCATTATTTTTGATGACACAAAGGAGGTGATAGAACCAGAG GTGCTTTTGTACGATGAACCTACTGCAGGACTTGATCCAATTGCATCCACCGTCGTCGAAGATCTAATACGGTCCGTGCATAGCATGGGACAAGATGCTCTTGGACAGACAGGAAAGATAGCATCTTATGTTGTTGTAACGCATCAGCACAGCACCATAAGAAGGGCTGTTGATAG GTTATTATTTCTCTACGACGGAAGAATTGTATGGGAAGGAAAGACTGATGAATTCAATACATCGATGAACCCTACCGTTAGACAG TTTGCATCAGGTAGCTTGGATGGTCCAATCAAATACTAA